In a genomic window of Sardina pilchardus chromosome 20, fSarPil1.1, whole genome shotgun sequence:
- the ptger2a gene encoding prostaglandin E receptor 2a (subtype EP2), translating into MDTENDTCHHRRDVETGSPRISAIMFTAGVIGNVMALVLLEIRRRKEQSRQRLSLFRLLVTTLVITDLTGTCLVSPLVLTSYSINTTMIGMSEKMSGTNDSRVVCEYFGFTMTFFSLATLSILFAMALERCLSIGYPYLYGRYIGKRCGYFTVPVIYVLCFVFCLMPFAGFGRYVQYCPGTWCFIDMNPKGTEDRVYAEVYATVMLIIVVSIVACNAFVVYHLVLMYRRRSRMNGGSITTRSRRDRRYFSMAEEFEHLILLVFMTVIFVICSLPLMIRVYINSIGRDESHKTDLVALRFLSVNSIIDPWVFIILSPSVMRFLWGAMCKSSLLRSRDSLYRSSLAKNSLGTINKDPQAQLELCPATGITELTQTQTNLSHKSPQMV; encoded by the exons ATGGACACGGAGAATGACACCTGTCACCATAGACGCGACGTGGAGACGGGCAGTCCCCGCATCAGCGCGATCATGTTCACCGCCGGAGTCATTGGTAACGTTATGGCGCTCGTGCTCCTGGAGATCCGACGCAGGAAAGAACAGAGCAGACAGCGGCTCTCCCTGTTCCGTTTGCTGGTGACCACGCTGGTCATCACGGACCTCACCGGGACATGCCTGGTCAGTCCTCTCGTGCTGACATCCTACTCGATCAACACGACCATGATTGGGATGAGCGAGAAGATGAGCGGAACGAACGATTCACGGGTCGTTTGCGAATATTTCGGATTCACAATGACTTTCTTCAGTTTGGCAACCCTGTCGATACTCTTCGCAATGGCTTTGGAGAGATGCCTCTCCATCGGGTACCCTTACCTGTACGGACGATACATCGGCAAGCGCTGTGGATATTTCACCGTGCCTGTAATATATGtactgtgctttgttttttgCCTTATGCCATTTGCGGGCTTTGGAAGATATGTCCAGTACTGTCCCGGGACTTGGTGCTTCATAGATATGAATCCAAAAGGAACGGAGGACAGAGTTTATGCCGAGGTTTACGCCACCGTCATGCTCATCATAGTCGTGTCTATAGTCGCCTGTAATGCGTTTGTTGTCTATCACCTGGTTCTGATGTACCGGAGGCGTAGCAGAATGAACGGTGGCTCCATCACCACGCGGAGCAGGAGAGACCGTAGGTACTTCTCCATGGCCGAAGAGTTCGAACACCTCATTCTGCTCGTGTTCATGACGGTGATATTCGTCATTTGCTCACTTCCGTTAATG ATCCGTGTGTACATCAACTCCATCGGTCGCGATGAGAGCCACAAGACGGACCTGGTGGCCCTGCGCTTCCTGTCGGTCAACTCCATCATCGACCCCTGGGTGTTCATCATCCTCAGTCCGTCCGTCATGCGCTTCCTGTGGGGCGCCATGTGCAAGAGCTCCCTGCTGCGCTCCCGGGACTCCCTCTACCGGAGCTCGCTGGCCAAGAACTCGCTGGGCACCATCAACAAAGACCCTCAGGCCCAGCTGGAGCTGTGCCCGGCCACGGGCATCACCGAGCTCACGCAAACGCAAACGAACCTGTCGCACAAGTCTCCTCAGATGGTGTGA